In a single window of the Canis lupus dingo isolate Sandy chromosome 18, ASM325472v2, whole genome shotgun sequence genome:
- the LOC112663163 gene encoding olfactory receptor 5A1-like — MAVRRNISMTANFILVGFSEHPELQVVLFVLFLGIYSMTLAWNLGLIVLIRMESCLHSPMYFFLGNLSFVDISYTSSIAPKMLCDFFKQQKTISFVGCAAQFFFFIGMGGTECCLLAAMAYDRYAAISNPLLYTALMSPTICVRMVITAYTGGFLTGLVQTSSVFQLHFCGPRVIDHFFCDLPPLLVLSCSSTFLSQVVNFLVVCAVGGTSALVVLVSYGYIIAAVMKIHSTQGRMKAFNTCASHLTMVILFYGSGLFSYLHSSASYSQDQDKVVSMFYGAVIPMLNPIIYSLRNKDIKDALKKLKDRKKQISSLCLIVP, encoded by the coding sequence ATGGCCGTGCGAAGGAACATCAGCATGACAGCCAATTTCATCCTTGTGGGATTTTCAGAGCATCCAGAGCTACAAGTTGTCCTCTTTGTGTTGTTTCTGGGGATCTACTCCATGACTCTGGCTTGGAACCTGGGCCTCATTGTCTTGATCAGGATGGAATCATGTCTCCATTCccccatgtatttcttccttgGAAATTTGTCTTTTGTTGATATCTCATATACATCCTCCATTGCCCCCAAGATGCTCTGTGACTTCTTCAAGCAGCAGAAGACCATCTCCTTTGTGGGCTGTGCTGctcaatttttcttcttcattgggATGGGAGGCACTGAATGCTGTCTTCTGGCAGCCATGGCATATGACCGATATGCGGCTATCTCCAACCCTCTGCTCTACACAGCCCTCATGTCGCCCACCATCTGTGTGAGGATGGTCATTACAGCATACACTGGAGGGTTCCTCACTGGATTGGTCCAAACCAGCTCTGTATTCCAGCTGCATTTCTGTGGGCCACGAGTCATTGATCACTTTTTCTGTGACCTGCCACCTCTGCTGGTCTTATCTTGCTCTAGTACCTTCCTCAGCCAGGTAGTGAACTTTCTTGTTGTGTGTGCAGTTGGTGGGACATCAGCTCTTGTTGTCCTGGTGTCCTATGGCTACATCATTGCTGCTGTCATGAAGATCCATTCAACCCAAGGGCGGATGAAGGCTTTCAACACCTGTGCCTCTCATCTGACCATGGTGATTCTCTTCTATGGCTCTGGTCTCTTCTCATACCTTCATTCTAGTGCTAGCTACTCACAGGACCAAGACAAGGTGGTGTCCATGTTCTATGGAGCTGTGATTCCCATGCTGAATCCTATCATATATAGTTTGCGAAACAAGGACATCAAAGATGCATTGAAAAAACTCAAGGACAGGAAGAAGCAGATATCCTCTCTGTGTCTTATAGTtccttga
- the MPEG1 gene encoding macrophage-expressed gene 1 protein: MSSVRGAILFWVVVAWAKTDKPLEQTNETGFQKCKNALKLPVLEVLPGGGWDNLRNVDMGRVMDLTYRSCRTTEDGQYIIPDEITSIAQKQSNLEMNSEILESWVNYQSSTSSSINLELSLYSKVNGKFSSDFQQMKTLQVKDQAITTRVQIRNLIYTVKINSASKLSWGFKKDLMDISDRLENNQTRMATYLAELLVLNYGTHVVTSVDAGAALLQEDHIRASFLQDSQSSHTAVTASAGVAFMNVVNYKFEENYTSQNALTKSYLANRTHSRVRSIGGVPFYPGITLQAWQQSIANHLVAIDRAGLPLPFFISPDTLPELPGPLVKKLSKTVEAAVRHYYAFNTYPGCTDANSPNFNFQANTDDGSCEGKMTNFSFGGVFQECTQLSGKEAAQLCQTLEQRNPLTGAFSCPSGYSPIHLLSQVHEEGYNHLECRRKCTLLVFCKTVCEDVFRVAKAEFRAFWCVASGQIPENSGLLFGGLFSGKTINPLTNAQSCPPGYFPLRLFENLKVCASLDYELGFRFSVPFGGFFSCAVGNPLVNSAFTEGAPSLKKCPGGFSQHLALISDGCQVSYCVKSGLFTGGSLPPARLPPYTRPPLMSQAATNTVIVTNSETASSWIKDSQTRQWRLGEPLELRRAMKVIRGDGGGLSGGAAAGVTMGVTTVLAAVIALAIYGTRKYKKRGYQALEDERQSLAAGTAESGDAPGQEQEQSPA; the protein is encoded by the coding sequence ATGAGCAGCGTCCGGGGTGCTATCCTCTTCTGGGTAGTGGTAGCGTGGGCTAAAACGGACAAGCCTTTGGAACAGACAAATGAGACTGGATTTCAGAAATGCAAGAACGCCTTAAAACTACCTGTTCTAGAAGTCTTACCCGGAGGAGGCTGGGATAACCTGCGGAATGTAGACATGGGACGGGTGATGGACTTGACCTACAGGAGCTGCAGGACCACGGAGGATGGACAGTACATCATCCCTGATGAAATCACCAGCATCGCCCAGAAACAGAGCAACCTGGAGATGAACTCCgaaatcctggagtcctgggtgaATTACCAGAGCAGCACCTCCAGCTCCATCAACCTGGAGCTCTCCCTGTATTCCAAGGTCAATGGCAAATTCTCCTCTGATTTCCAGCAGATGAAGACCCTTCAAGTGAAGGACCAAGCCATAACTACCCGGGTTCAGATCCGAAACCTGATCTACACGGTCAAAATCAACTCGGCATCCAAACTAAGCTGGGGGTTCAAGAAGGACCTCATGGACATCTCCGACCGCCTGGAGAACAACCAGACGCGGATGGCCACCTACCTGGCAGAGCTTCTGGTCCTCAACTACGGCACCCATGTCGTCACCAGTGTGGATGCCGGAGCTGCCCTCCTCCAGGAGGACCACATCAGAGCCTCGTTCTTACAGGACAGCCAGAGCAGCCACACTGCCGTGACGGCATCTGCTGGTGTCGCCTTCATGAACGTCGTGAACTACAAATTCGAGGAGAACTACACCTCCCAGAACGCGCTCACCAAGAGCTACCTCGCGAACCGAACCCACTCCAGGGTCCGTAGCATCGGGGGGGTTCCTTTCTATCCGGGCATCACCCTCCAGGCCTGGCAGCAGAGCATCGCCAACCACCTGGTGGCCATAGACCGTGCTggcctgcctctgcccttcttcaTCAGCCCCGACACGCTGCCCGAGCTGCCGGGGCCGCTGGTGAAGAAGCTGTCCAAGACGGTGGAGGCGGCCGTGAGACACTATTACGCATTCAACACCTACCCTGGGTGCACAGACGCCAATTCGCCCAACTTCAACTTTCAGGCCAACACCGATGATGGCTCCTGCGAGGGGAAAATGACCAACTTCTCCTTCGGGGGGGTCTTTCAGGAATGCACCCAGCTCTCGGGGAAGGAGGCCGCCCAGCTGTGCCAAACCTTGGAGCAGAGGAACCCCCTCACTGGTGCTTTCTCCTGCCCCTCTGGCTACTCCCCCATCCACCTGCTATCCCAGGTCCACGAGGAGGGCTACAACCACCTGGAGTGCCGGCGCAAGTGCACCCTCCTCGTCTTCTGCAAGACGGTGTGCGAAGACGTGTTCCGGGTGGCGAAGGCTGAATTTAGGGCTTTTTGGTGTGTAGCCAGTGGCCAAATACCGGAAAACTCAGGACTACTCTTCGGGGGCCTCTTCAGTGGTAAGACCATAAACCCCTTGACGAATGCGCAGTCCTGCCCACCTGGCTACTTTCCGCTGAGACTTTTTGAAAACCTCAAGGTATGTGCCTCTCTGGACTATGAGTTGGGATTTAGGTTTTCGGTCCCCTTTGGTGGGTTCTTTAGCTGTGCAGTCGGGAACCCCTTGGTAAATTCTGCCTTTACAGAAGGGGCGCCTTCTCTAAAAAAGTGTCCTGGGGGCTTCAGCCAACACCTAGCCCTCATCAGTGATGGATGCCAAGTGTCCTACTGTGTCAAGTCCGGGCTTTTCACAGGAGGgtctctgccccctgccaggcTCCCACCTTACACCCGGCCACCCCTCATGAGTCAGGCTGCCACCAATACTGTCATCGTGACTAATAGCGAGACAGCAAGCTCCTGGATTAAGGATTCCCAGACCCGCCAGTGGAGGCTGGGGGAGCCGCTGGAGCTGCGCAGGGCCATGAAGGTCATCCGTGGGGATGGCGGGGGTCTGTCGGGAGGGGCAGCGGCTGGAGTCACCATGGGGGTCACCACCGTCCTGGCGGCTGTCATTGCCCTGGCCATCTACGGCACCCGGAAGTACAAGAAGAGGGGGTACCAGGCACTGGAGGATGAGAGGCAGAGTTTGGCTGCGGGCACTGCAGAGAGCGGAGACGCCCCTGGCCAAGAGCAGGAGCAGAGTCCAGCCTAA